In Blastopirellula sp. J2-11, a single genomic region encodes these proteins:
- a CDS encoding response regulator transcription factor, producing MNNRLVLIIGRPGRLSAALADNLRQSGCEVRTAVDSEDGLEQAITHSPDIVLVGHHSPESFDMCRRISSRMRPEQLPAFLVTPGVGQTDGVDDETQSIDSLLAETLALDLLAQGLKTLLSRARQAGQDDVILEQHGLRLDRTRYTAELRGVSIGATPTEFRLLWTLMAKPGHVFSRHDLFDASRTEHEGEPSTQSRAIDVHIKTIRRKLAEQANLIETIRGVGYRFREPVWGVAPFE from the coding sequence ATGAACAACCGGCTTGTGCTCATTATCGGTCGTCCAGGCAGGCTCAGCGCCGCCTTGGCTGATAACTTGCGGCAATCGGGCTGCGAAGTGCGAACAGCTGTCGATTCGGAGGATGGTCTGGAGCAGGCGATCACCCATTCGCCTGATATTGTGTTGGTCGGCCATCATTCGCCAGAGTCGTTTGATATGTGCCGCCGCATCAGCAGTCGAATGCGGCCTGAGCAATTGCCGGCGTTTCTGGTGACGCCGGGCGTTGGTCAAACTGACGGTGTCGACGATGAGACGCAGTCGATCGATTCTCTGCTGGCGGAGACGCTGGCGCTCGACCTGTTGGCGCAAGGACTAAAGACGCTTCTCAGTCGGGCACGCCAGGCAGGGCAGGATGACGTGATCCTTGAGCAGCATGGATTGCGACTCGATCGAACTCGCTACACGGCCGAACTTCGGGGAGTATCGATCGGCGCGACGCCGACGGAATTTCGTTTACTTTGGACGCTGATGGCCAAGCCGGGCCATGTCTTTTCCCGGCATGATCTCTTTGACGCTAGTCGAACGGAGCACGAAGGAGAACCTTCGACGCAGTCTCGAGCGATCGATGTTCACATCAAAACCATCCGTCGAAAGCTGGCGGAACAAGCAAATCTTATAGAGACTATTCGGGGGGTGGGGTATCGGTTTCGAGAGCCCGTTTGGGGCGTCGCCCCATTTGAGTAG